The sequence below is a genomic window from Lycium ferocissimum isolate CSIRO_LF1 chromosome 9, AGI_CSIRO_Lferr_CH_V1, whole genome shotgun sequence.
ACTGGCCTTCTCGGCAGCAGTCACGTCGGCCTTATACTACTCTAGCATATCGTTATAACCCGAGATCTGGTCAAGAGCCCTTCTATGTTCATCCTGTAGATCGATGATGACCCGGTTCAGTCGATCCCGTTCAACTTCGGCCACAGCAAGCGATGAGCCGAGTCCGTTTATTTGTTCCACCGACGCCCGAAGCTGCTCTCTGAGAACATCACGTTCGGCCACAGCACCGATGGTCATTTCTCGGAGGGCATTAAGCTCGGGCTTGATCCCATCAAGCTCTGCCCGAAGTTGATCAATCTGGCTAACATATGCCCGGGCCTGAGAAGGAAGGGCATTAGCATCGGCTATTAAAGATTTATTGTAAACTTCAAAAGCCCTTACCTTCTCTGCCAACTGGTCACGTTCCCGCTTAGCCTCGGCAGCTTCGTTTCGAGCCGCTACTAAATCCGACTTAAGGATAGAAAGGTCAGGGAGAGACGAGATATATTGCAACTTCTGCTCATACAGATTCATGAGCTCGTCCACCTCCTGACTCTTGCTTTTGAGCTCCTCCTTGAGCCGGCCCACTTCGTGCCTGAGCCGGTGGAAGCTTGCATGATGAAGCACGGAGGCCTGTAAGGGAAAGAGGAATGGTTGTTAAAATGAGGCTTGAAATTAAAGCTAAGTGAAAAGGGTGTAAGAACAAGACTTACTCGGTTCAATGCCTGCTGAGCCTCGTTGAAAAGGCACGATTCGCTGACTTCGGCCATTTTCTTACGGTCCTTTTGGGACACCGGAAGGGTACGGTAGCGGCCACCCCGACCGGCCCTGATAACATGTTCATATCGGCCGGCACCTTGAAAGTGATTAGCCTCTTCCGATTCGGGTCGGTACTAGGGGCAGGAAACACTTTCTCCAACCTAGGATCGGAATTAACCCCAAAACGGTTGGCCACGGGGATGGACAAATgctcgaaacccgacatacccgGAGCGGGTATTTCATAACCCTCGTGACCGGTTGCCCCTTCCTCGGTCATCTTGCCTTTGGCTTTTTCAACATCGGCGGGAATATCCACCAATGGGGGCGGAGAATCCTGTATGCAAATTATTGTTTCAGACGAGGCCACAACTTGTATCGGAAGGACAGAACCAATACCATACAAAGGCGGAATGTTAGGTACCTTTGAGCCCGGTACCGAGGAAGCTGCCTTCGATCCAGCGGCTGCGGCTGGCAGCCTTTCAAAACTTCGAGTAGGAGTGTGCTCTGTCGTAGGGTCTTTAGATATCCCGACCTTCGACTTGATGCTCCCCACTACTGTCGGCCTCGAGACATTGCTCGAACCCGCCAGAACTTGACTTGAGCTTTCCACCAATGGTGGAATAATCGCCGCAGAACCGGTCAGATCATGCTCAAGGAGCTCGTCAACAAGACGGTGCCCGCCCAACGCTTGGTCGTCATTATCGGAATGATTCGATAGTTGACCGACAACCTTAGTGTCCAGAGCTCGGGCCGAGACATCTTTCGAAGAGGTCTCTCTAATAGTGAGCCTCGATCTTTTCCTGGCCTGGGAAGAAGCTCGAGAAGATTCGGAGGATCGTCTTTTCCTCCTTTCAGCTTTGTCTCCCTGATCAGGAGCTTCGATATCTTGCTCGTCGGCCGAGGCCTCGGCAGCTTCCTGGCCCCGAATTCTGGTGGCCTTTGATAGACCTGTGAAGCGAAAAGAAGAACAGTCCTTACTTATCTAACATGGCGTAGCACGTAGGGAAGACGGGACAACGCTCTAAGGGAAAGACTTACCGTGTGTTCCGGCCTCCCACCGGGACCGGGACAAACGTCTCCAGGTACGGTCGGCATAAGTAAGTTGGGAACAGATTTTCCCGATCCACTGATCAAGGTTAGGAACCGCACCGAGGGTTCGGGCAAGCGCTATATACACACGAGCAAATAAAAGATTCAGTGTAAGTACAGGCATATGGTCATATCGTACCAAAATAAAGTTACTTACGGTTTGGGTTCCATCTCTCGGGAAACGGCAACTTGTCAGCGGGAATCAGATCCGTTGTCCTGATTCGGACAAACCTGCCCTGCCAGCCTCGGTCTCTATCTTCGTCCAGACCGGAGAAGGGCGCCTTTCCGGCTCGTTTTGAGAGTTTAATCATGCCCCCTCTGAAGACACGGGGACTATATAGCCGGAGTAGATGGTGCACCGTGAATGGAGCATTCACGTTTGAAGTGAAATAACGGAGGAGCACAACGATCCTCCAAAATGACGGATGAATTTGACCGAGGGTAATCTCATACCAATTGCAGAAATCCACTACCACGGGATCGAGTGTGCTAAATGTGAAAGGATAGGTATAAACACTTAAATGCCCTTCCACGTAGGTCGTTATGGCTTAATTTGGGGAATAACGACCTCCTTTACCCTTCCACGCAATCGACCTTGACACCTTTCGAGTTTATCTTTGGGGTATGTGCGCAAAACGATATTTCGACACTCGATCCCTTGTTGAGAGGGTTTCTCGACCTTGAAATCCTGGATAGTCGAGCAATCTTGAGGAATGAAGTCAGTCAATATTGGCTCCGATTTTGGAGCCGAGGAGGTCTCCCTGGTTTTAGCCTTTGAAGATTTGCTCGTCATTTCAGAAGTATGAAGATAAGAAGGTTTGaatgaaggtttgaagattgAGTAGGAGAttgataaggagatatgaagatatgaaggtatgaaggtttgaagataTGAGGATCAACGCGCACGAAGGTAAAACTCTCTTTGGTAAAAGTcagaaagtgaaaaatgaaaggaaaaactTGCTTTTATAGAGTGGGGCCGAGATGGTTTGCCTTCCATAACCGTCTTCGGAACCAATGGGGTCTTGACACGTAGCGATGTCAGACGGATGTGACCTTGATCATATCCACCCATGAGGAGCGTACGGGAGAAGGAACCGGGACGACCGCTCGATCAACAGATCATACTTAAGCAGGTCGGCCTTCCGATGTAACCTAGGTTGGGCTCTCACACGAATACCACTATGATCAAGTAAAGCTTCTGTATCGGTTACAAAGATGTGGTCTCGAACCAATTACGGTCGAGTTTTGAATAAAATGTTCGAACATGGCAGCCGGTAGCAAAACATTTCAAATTTTTGTGAATTATAGAACAATAGATTATTGATAGAATATTGCAAGGACATATACAAAGCTTCAGGTATAAACAACGCACATGGAATGCTCAATCaagttcaataaaaacgaatTCGCAAAGTCCCATTAAAAGTTGTTCCATTTTACAAAATTCCGACTATGTCGGATACATCAGTATAACAGGAAACACGAGAGAAGCCCTACTCTACTGTCACTAATTGGAAAACAAAAGTAAAACAGCAACATCCTTAACCGACCTAGCAAGTCGAAGGTTGAGATCTTTAGCCTATTTTACGGGATGCAACGATGGCGTGTGACCCCGATTAGATATCCCCATGACTTACACCGGAGGGGGATGAACCGGGGATATTCGGCCCCGGTAGATCTTCTTCATCAAGAACTATTATCGGCGGAGTTTCGCCAAAAGGCATTTCTCGACGGGTCTCCATGATATGATGGGTTCGGACCCGAGATCCAACCCCCGAATGCCTACTTGGGAAGCTTCCAGTCTCTCTGCACCCAGGAGCTCTCGGTGGCGCACATGCTCTTCTTCCCCGAACAACATCCTCGGCAACCAACTTTCCCTTAGAAGACCTCCTCGTCTGAAGTCCTGAAAATCAAATACATTGGGTTGAGACATAATACAGGGAAATGAGGGTCGAAATGATCAAATTAAGAAATTACCATGGTCTTTGCCTTTCCACCCTTCGGGTGCCATCCTTCTCCAAGAATGGCCTACGCTACGAGAAGCTCGGAGAAGGGCAATCACCCATTCAAAAATAGCCGTAATGAGCTCGGGTTCAACCGGATTTGGTGAGGGGTTCCACACCTCAGGAAAATCGGTAGACAATGGACGATGAAGTTGAGCTGTGCGTATCATCACAAACCGATGAAGCCACCCTCGGTCGTAATCGTCTTCGGGATCGATCAGGTTTCGATTCCCCCTGGGAACCATATGAACAATTCCCCCTCGGATCACccgatatacatatatgtgaaGCAAATGGTCTAGGGTGAAGGTGACTCGGACCACGTGCCAACTTCTCGATACAATACCTGAGTCTCCAAACCTGTGGAGCGATCTGCCCGATACATATCTGATATCGGCGACATAAATCCTCGATCACTCGATGAACAGGGAGAGTGTACCCTATGGCAAAAGGATACGTGTATGACAACGAGTAACCAATAATGTGGTGATTTATTTTCACACCGTCCCCAGCAGGGCGAACGTCAACATCTGCGCCTAAGTTGCAATCTTCCCTGACTACGGTAATGGCGCCATCACCAATACAAGATTCAAAGTTCTCCACCGAATCAAAATGGTGAAGAATTTTACAATCGTTCGTATAGATAAGACCCGACGGGAGAATACCAGCAGCAAGAGATTCTAGCCCCTGTCAGAATCAACGGTTCCAGTTGATAGCGTAAACGAGTGCTGATCTTCACCTTGAGTCAATAATGGGACGTGAGCCATGTTCGTGGAAGGTTTTTTCTTAACAGTAAATAGTTACGCCTTGATGAAGGAAGATTGAAAATCCGAGGATTGCTACGAGCTCGATTCGGGAATCGCAGAAGGTTTTTTAGGAGGAGCAAAGTGAGATTTGAAGAAGTGCAGATGCATGGAAAAGGAAGAGTACATGGGCTTTATATAGAAAGAGAATCAAGAGGTCCTGTAGCGTATCAAGGACTCTGACACAAAGAGGACTCCCAAAAGGATTTGGCGGTACAGGTAATGATGACCTAACATCGGGCGGTAAGATTTTGACCGGAAGGTCTTGTCCTAGGAAATTGGAGGCGGCTGTTCAGCTTGTTTGGGTCCATTCCCCGCCGTCAGTAATTTTACCTCGGGGAATGGGGGGACTAtatgtatacgggtaaaaccgaggataTGGACATGCTCGGTTTCCCGTTGTTATGGTTATGCTCGGGCATGATATGACCGGCTCCTCGGGAACGAGGCATCGAGCGCGATCTAGGATGATGCGATAAAGGAAGGGGGGTTAACTGCCATAAGGagaagaccgaaatatccgccctcaACCAGATATTTCGGCGTCGATCTTGGCTTGGTATGTTACCagatttctttcctttatttagaATTATACTAGGGTTgggactcctctactatataaagagaaGGTTCCCATCCATTAAAGAGGGCTGGCAACAGAAAGCGTGAAAGAGTTCATATCAGAAAACAATAAGAATCCTTTGAAACCATTCCCATTTGTTCCTTAGTTCATCTTTATTGTTCATCGTGTAAGTACTCAACAGAGGGTATCGACCTCGGTTTCTATACCcagaaatttggacataattaaTATTCGGTCAGATCTGCatctttatttacttattgacTCATCTCGCAATTTAATCTCGAATCGAATTTAGCCACATATCTTTGGCGTCAtgcataaatttaattgttctccATTTTAAGATTAAACAAAGGTATCATCTATCATCAATTTATGACATTATATGATTAATAAATTCTAAATTGTAACTGTCTCTAATTTTAACTCATAAAATGACAAGCCAAACTTGTGATTTTGTCTTGCCAACCTTCACTAATTTTGGTGCTTGCATTGAATTCTCTTCCAAATTTGTTTGATGAAAAATACCGAAGCAGGcactaagggtgtgtttggtatgaaggaaagtGTGTTTCacggaaaaaaaatataggaatatattttcttgaaaaataagtaagTTTCAGACTTATCTTTTTCTTTGGTAAATAAGCAGAAAATATTATCCTAGGAATGAGGGCAATGGGGTGAAGAGGAGATCATTAATGTGAAATGTTacttataaaatttattttttatatattaaataaggtagtttctttattttcaaagaacttatttttttaaaaaaaatattttttaaaaattttgaccaacaaAATTTTATGTCACAAAGAAATGTTGGAAAGAAAGAACGTGCAAAGGCGGAGGTGTAGCGGCCAAAATTGTGTGGACCAAGCTCATTAACATTCTAATGTCAGTCGAAGgtctctttcaaaagtcatagcttcttctttttcttttacatatGAAAACCACAAAAGTTGATTCTGGGCATATCCTCAGTGGGACCTATGATAAAGTTTGTGGATGATGTGGTACCCATAATTTCTGATCATCAATTACTCCGTGTGTTTTAGTGGGACTCCCTGTGCATAAGAAGGGTGTCCACCTAACCAAAACCATTTGTACataacttaaaaaaatactaattcTTATATAGTGGCAAATTcagaatttttatttaaaagacttaaaaaataaaaatatagtgtttgaaatttgaacttaaAACCTCAAGATGAATTTTGAACCCTTTAAAATACTAAGTCAGCCTAGTCTTGTGTTTAAGGTAttcaaaacttatatatatacataaaatataaatatataacttatatatataaatacagtGTTTTTTTTGCCAAAAGTGCTCGGGTGTACACTCTCGGCAACCTCTAGATCCACCTCTGATCCTAGGTATTGAGATTGGATCACTTGGCACTTAACAAAAGCAATTTTGGACGAATAatgttaattgtttcttgatttggtCAGTGTACActcttttttaaccaaaaaaaaaaaaaaaaagtggacacCCTTTCTGATCTGGAGGGAATAATATttatatcataatttttttactctatttaaaaaaatgttattagCATTTTTAATTCCAACGTATCAAATGATATCTTTAAAATTCAAAAGctattttgaattttgatgCAGATTATATGCAtctcttattttaaaaaggttcaaaaatctttttattttttaaaattgtatatAACTAAATTAAGACCCATAAAATAAAACAGAGGAATCAACAAAGGACCCAACTGCCGCTCGACGCATTCGAAAAAGAGTATCATTAACTGATCATATGCTCTCTTGTTTTCTCCCAACTAACAGAGACAACACTCACTATAGTATAATTTAATAAAGAACTTTTTTGGTTTTGGGTACTATAACTTCCATCTTTGCATTTTATCTGTCTCACGTTAAATTAAATGAATTGTTGCACCCCTTATACTTcagtgtaaaataaatataacgGGTCTACTACTCGACCCCCGaaggtagttttttttttcttcttcttttgaggAAAAAAGAAGGTTAGGGTGGAAATTGGAGTTATTTCTTTGTGGCATTTCAAACAACACTATGGATGGGTTTCACATAAATAAGTAATATTTTTCGATATTTTGTGAGTTAGAAGATGATATTatcttaataatatttatatataatctaatcaaatattatgaaaggagagatatgggggtgggtggtggggtacTTAGGGGTTGGGACGTGGTGAGATTGGGATGGGTGGGGGTTGAGGGGATTGAGTTGGGTTGAGAGGATGGGGATGGTAGGTGGGTGGGGTTCGGCCCGGGCAAGGGTGGGCGTCTGGTGTTGGAGAGTGAGAAGGAAGACCATCAACACAGAGAAATATTATTTCTGGAACTTATTTTCCTATTGAGGAAGTCATTTtgctgattttaaaaaaaatggtcttttgagaaaatattttcttaaaacatTTGATCAACCAAGCATAAAAAATAGGTAGAAATATTTTCTTCCATGCTTCACGACCTATAATTATCTATTTAAGTTTTAGTTTTTGATTTCTGAAAACATTGATAAAATGTTAAGAACTTTTAATACGCCTCAGtctttcttatattattattcttAAAACTTACAAAAATTATATAGAATCTCGAACATATAAATAAGTGCATTTCTATTCATGAAGACAcctagagcctgtttggatgggcttatagTTTTATAAGTTAGGAATTCTAGTTTATAACTTTTGgctcatttttattattttgatttaaaaataagtgttaaaaaatatttatttttattttacctaAACACTATAAAAAtgcttaaaaactattttgacttaaaagcacttaaaataagtcaatccaaacaagCTGCTATAGCCACTCTCTTTTTAACTAGCCGACTCAAATTTAAAGTTACTCCTAATAATACTAACTTCAATAAGTTGGTTATGCTACCTAGGTAACAGCCACACTAAATAAATGTATATCTTGATTTTAGTGTCCATTTCCTCTGTTCCAACTTCCAAGAACACTTTATATAATTATATGCAACTTTTGATTTCTATCTCTCTGTCTCTCTTTTTTTCCCCAGTATTATAGTAGTATTTCACTGTTTAGTCTTTATgctttaaataaaaagaaacctGACTTGTATTATGGCCTGCACGACTGTATTCTCTTGAACTTCAATTTCCATTTGCAGCTTCAAAACTTTATCTGAGCTGTTTTTATCTGTATTTTAATAAATATACTGTTTGTCTTATTGTGATCTTCCAAGTAAAGTCAAccccttatataaaaaaaaccaTAGAAAACCAGAGTTGTTTCTGCCCACTTCAGCtcctcttttcttcatttttatgaTTACTTTCATACTTCATTTGAGAAAAATGTTGAAATTTTCAGCTATGTGAGTATAAAGTTtgcatttttatttatattataagtagcATTATCTGCATGTTCTGAAATGGAAGTtcttgaaaagggtaaaattcAATCTTGTTACCATTTTGGTGGCTTCTACATTGTGTATTGAAGATTTATAGgtatttttgtttgaaaagttaTGATGGAGTTCAAGAAAGCCAAGACGGTAAGGTAAATTTTCAAGTGTATTTTTTGGTTTgtattttttgtttatattttttgtcTAGTTCTTTTTGTTAATATAATTGAGGATTTTATTAGGTTTGAGACTTCATGGGAGAAGAATGAGAACAATCTTCTTGAAAAGCAACTACCTTTATATGCTGGAAGTTTACTAAAACCTGATGATAGAAATGTTGACAAAGTTGGAGCAAGTAAAGTTCCTAAATTTGGAAAGTTTAAGGTTTTCCCAGAAAATTATgtacaagaaaaaaagaaaatccttGATCCAGGCAGTGAAATTGTTATACAATGGAATAgagttttcttgttttcttgtttgaTGGCTCTCTTTATGGATCCATTATTTTTTTACCTTCCATCAGTGGTGAATAAAGGGAAGTCATCATGTATGACAATTGACTCAAATCTTGGGATTACTGTGACATGTTTTAGGACAGTGGCAGATATTTTCTACATGTTACATGTGATTATTAAGTTTAGGACTGCTTATGTTTCAAGAAGGTCAAGGGTGTTTGGAAGAGGGGAACTTGTTATGGATAAGAAATTGATTGCAAGGAAGTATTTGAAGACTGATTTCATCATTGATGCTATTGCTGCTCTGCCTCTTCCTCAGGTACTTTAGTTTCAAGAATGAAgctttagtttttctttttatagtcATTTGTTTGATAAGATTGAAGAACAAATACCCTGAATTAGGCTAGTGAAACATATCTTGACCAGTGGAAACTGCTGTTCGGCTGATAGTTTTTGTGCATTTTGAACATATTTATCAAATGGCTATGTTTCTAGATGGAGAAATGGTCTTTTCCTAGCTTAAGAAGCTCATATTTCAAAGAATCAATATGTGAAGTTCTGATATAGAATTAGGTTGTATTATCCTTCAGTTACGTTAAGTATTTTGAGATGAATTAGGTAATTGAAAGAGTCATTGTTATTTTATACTAAAGATGATTTTGCTCTTCTCCTGCAAGACACATAATTTCTTTGATGAAATTCAGCTACATAACTTTGTGGTTATTCTTGTGAACTATTAGATGGATTTTGATGCTAACTATCATTGGAAACAATTATATTACAAGTCATGACAATTCAATTAGCATTGGCAATAATCCTTCTTCATATTCAAAACAGAGAGAGAGATAAAAGACCTCGTGGATTTTGCTGTCTTTTTCTTTTGCAGATTGTAATATGGTTCATCATACCAGCAATTAGAAGTTCCCATTCAGATCATACCAACAACGCCCTTGTACTAATAGTCCTGCTGCAATATCTGCCAAGACTCTATCTGATTTTCCCGTTGAGTGCTCAAATTATTAAAGCTGCTGGGGTTGTCACAAAAACAGCTTGGGCAGGAGCTGCTTACAATTTACTACTCTACATGTTGGCCAGCCACGTAAGTTTAGTCCCAGTAATTCTCATTTTCACGTTAAATTTATGCATACTTGCTTGTTCACGGGTTAGAGCCATGGAAGcagccactaatgcttgcattaggatatgctgtctacatcacaccccttgGGGTGCGGCCCTTCCCAGACCCTGCTAACtcgggatgctttgtgcaccgggctgccttTTTATTGTTCTTTATACAAAGAGCAACATTTTTGAAGTCTTTGATACTGTTGATAGTGAATCAGGTTCttttatgagattttttttgtttttggccTGTCGGCCGAAATTAATTACTggcgctagccaaaatatacaaaacctatacattgattatgtatatttatgtatacaatatgtatattatatgtatatttacacttaatatacaaaacctacACATTTTCCAGGTATTATTCATTTGAgcggtccaaaaatgtaattatccctTATTTTATTGTAGGTCCTGGGTGCTTCCTGGTATTTATTATCAATCGAGAGGTATGCTACATGCTGGAAAATAGCTTGTGAAAAGGAGTTCGGTCCTATTCAATGCTCCAGCCGTTTTCTTGACTGTGGTACTGTAGACCATGCAGACAGGGTTACGTGGGTAAACAACACCCAAGTTTTCAGCAACTGCTATCCTACTAATTCGACCATTTTCGACTTTGGGATATTTTCAGATGCAGTTACAAACAATGTTGTCTCCTCTGAGTTCCTTGAGAAGTACTTGTACTGTTTGTGGTGGGGTTTACAAAATTTAAGGTATGGTTTCCAATAGTACCATTTACTCCAATGCTGCTGTTATCTTCGATTATCAAGCCAATTTCTTTAATATCTCGAAGGTCCAAAATGGTGTTTGGTATAGGGTGTATAAGGTGTTATctttagtcattattcaaaaagaATGGTCTCAGCatctatatattaaattttcatgTGAATAACTCTTCTTAAGTATATATTTGGTAATTACAATTATCTGAAAATCTGCAAATTATGCTATTTACTACAACATCTCGAATCAGGGATATTGAGCACTTTGTTTTCTGATCTTTTTGCAGTTCTTACGGCCAAAACTTGACCACAAGTACATATATATGGGAAACTTCATTTGCCATTCTTATTGCTATTTTTGGGCTAGTTCTGTTTGCTCATTTGATTGGAAACATGCAGGTATGTGTGATAAACCTTGTCTTAGTTTCACATTTGAAGTCTTCATCATAGACCACTCCTTTGGATTTTGGTGAATATTGGACTCTCTTTCTTCTGATTCTTTTGGTTAATGTAGAGAAAGCATATCATCTCAGATACTAgcctttcatttcattttgaaAAAAGCTCTTCAAACTCAAGTCTAATTTCTCCCTTTTGATTAATGTAGACATACTTACAATCTATCACTGTGAGGCTTGAAGAATGGAGACTCAAGCGACGAGACACTGAAGAATGGATGAGGCATCGCCAACTCCCTCAGGATCTACAAGAACGTGTTAGACGTTTTGTACAGTACAAGTGGCTTGCCACTCGAGGAGTAGATGAAGAATCTATCCTGCATGCTTTACCTTCAGACCTTCGTCGTGACATCCAACGGCACCTATGTTTAGACCTTGTTCGGCGTGTAAGTTATTTTCTCTGTCTAATTCTCTCATTGCACCACAATTTGTAATatcaatattatttaaaataattgaacAATACTTGTTTTTCGTCACTGTGTTAATCTGAAATGACAATGGAGACATGGTCAGTCAGGATTCATAGAGCCGACCCCAACTTGCTTGGGATTGAAGCTTACTAATTGTTAATCTCAAATAAGTTAATGTATCATTGTTTCTACAAAGTTATATATTTGGTCGGTCGGCaaaaaaaatcacattagctACCCAAACATGCAAAAAATATACACTAATGGGtatgaaatatgcatattttatgtatattatacattaatacacaaaaaatatacattttccGGCTATTATTTTGGTGGGAGGCTATACAGTGTGAAAATTCCTTTGTTTTGCAGTTTCCGGTGAGGCAGAGAAATTTGagttgttctttttttcttttcttttttccaggTTCCCTTCTTCTCACAAATGGATGATCAGCTGCTTGATGCCATATGTGAACGTCTGGTTTCGTCGTTAAGTACTCAAGGAACATATATTGTACGTGAGGGTGATCCAGTAACTGAAATGCTGTTTGTTATCAGAGGGACATTAGAGAGCTCAACCACGAATGGGGGCCGGACAGGCTTCTTCAATTCAATTACTTTGAGGCCAGGTGATTTTTGTGGTGAGGAACTACTTGCCTGGGCGTTGTTGCCAAGATCCTCTCTTAACTTACCTTCATCAACGAGAACAGTGAGAGCCTTGTCGGAAGTAGAAGCCTTTGCATTACGAGCAGAGGATCTCAAGTTTGTAGCCAATCAATTCAGACGTCTTCATAGTAAGAAGCTACAGCACACCTTCCGTTATTACTCTCACCACTGGAGAACTTGGGCTGCCTGTTTTGTTCAAGCTGCTTGGCGGCGTTTCAAGAGGAGAAAACTGGCCAAACACCTTAGTAGGAGTGAGTCCTTGTCTTATGCTCCCGAGGATGACCAATCAGCATATGAAAGTGAGGATGATCAACAAAAGAAGGATACACCAGCAAACTCTTCGAATGTAATACAGAATCTTGGAGTTACAATATTGGCCTCAAGATTTGCTGCACACACAAGGAGAGGAGTTCAGAAGATGAAGGATATGGATTTGCCTAAGTTACAGAAGCCCGAGGAACCTGACTTTTCGGCTGACCCAGATGACGACTAGCTCAAATTATGGCCGATTTGAAGACCATCTCCCACAGGTGAAATTATACAGAACTGAAGAAGCACTATAAAGACATACTACAGTGAATTTAAAGAACTTTATTCaagtaaaggaaaaaaaggaaaaagatccATTCAGGTTGTACTGCAGTTGATTATAATTATAATCATCAATAGACTGTAGTTGTAAGTAGAAAATTGGTGAAAGAGAAAATAGGTTCCTATAAAATGTGAGAAGAATTGAATGAAAACAGCAACGGTAGGTCAGTTtgttgaagaaaaacaaaaggatatGTTTTATGTTTCACTCTTTTTGTTGGCAAACTAGCTTAGTGGGCATGTACATTAATGTAAACTAGACAGGATGATAACCCATTGTTTTTTTCAAGCTCTACACTTCATTTTCTTCACTGGGAAGTTATAACTAACTGAATTATAGAACTCTAGAATGAATATTTTTAAGATAAGTAGAAATAAGATAATTAT
It includes:
- the LOC132029916 gene encoding probable cyclic nucleotide-gated ion channel 14 isoform X1, with the protein product MMEFKKAKTVRFETSWEKNENNLLEKQLPLYAGSLLKPDDRNVDKVGASKVPKFGKFKVFPENYVQEKKKILDPGSEIVIQWNRVFLFSCLMALFMDPLFFYLPSVVNKGKSSCMTIDSNLGITVTCFRTVADIFYMLHVIIKFRTAYVSRRSRVFGRGELVMDKKLIARKYLKTDFIIDAIAALPLPQIVIWFIIPAIRSSHSDHTNNALVLIVLLQYLPRLYLIFPLSAQIIKAAGVVTKTAWAGAAYNLLLYMLASHVLGASWYLLSIERYATCWKIACEKEFGPIQCSSRFLDCGTVDHADRVTWVNNTQVFSNCYPTNSTIFDFGIFSDAVTNNVVSSEFLEKYLYCLWWGLQNLSSYGQNLTTSTYIWETSFAILIAIFGLVLFAHLIGNMQTYLQSITVRLEEWRLKRRDTEEWMRHRQLPQDLQERVRRFVQYKWLATRGVDEESILHALPSDLRRDIQRHLCLDLVRRVPFFSQMDDQLLDAICERLVSSLSTQGTYIVREGDPVTEMLFVIRGTLESSTTNGGRTGFFNSITLRPGDFCGEELLAWALLPRSSLNLPSSTRTVRALSEVEAFALRAEDLKFVANQFRRLHSKKLQHTFRYYSHHWRTWAACFVQAAWRRFKRRKLAKHLSRSESLSYAPEDDQSAYESEDDQQKKDTPANSSNVIQNLGVTILASRFAAHTRRGVQKMKDMDLPKLQKPEEPDFSADPDDD
- the LOC132029916 gene encoding probable cyclic nucleotide-gated ion channel 14 isoform X2, with amino-acid sequence MALFMDPLFFYLPSVVNKGKSSCMTIDSNLGITVTCFRTVADIFYMLHVIIKFRTAYVSRRSRVFGRGELVMDKKLIARKYLKTDFIIDAIAALPLPQIVIWFIIPAIRSSHSDHTNNALVLIVLLQYLPRLYLIFPLSAQIIKAAGVVTKTAWAGAAYNLLLYMLASHVLGASWYLLSIERYATCWKIACEKEFGPIQCSSRFLDCGTVDHADRVTWVNNTQVFSNCYPTNSTIFDFGIFSDAVTNNVVSSEFLEKYLYCLWWGLQNLSSYGQNLTTSTYIWETSFAILIAIFGLVLFAHLIGNMQTYLQSITVRLEEWRLKRRDTEEWMRHRQLPQDLQERVRRFVQYKWLATRGVDEESILHALPSDLRRDIQRHLCLDLVRRVPFFSQMDDQLLDAICERLVSSLSTQGTYIVREGDPVTEMLFVIRGTLESSTTNGGRTGFFNSITLRPGDFCGEELLAWALLPRSSLNLPSSTRTVRALSEVEAFALRAEDLKFVANQFRRLHSKKLQHTFRYYSHHWRTWAACFVQAAWRRFKRRKLAKHLSRSESLSYAPEDDQSAYESEDDQQKKDTPANSSNVIQNLGVTILASRFAAHTRRGVQKMKDMDLPKLQKPEEPDFSADPDDD